In Aquiflexum balticum DSM 16537, a single genomic region encodes these proteins:
- a CDS encoding DUF3575 domain-containing protein produces the protein MMKTFLTLGLFLLISVSSFAQNESEEPKEFKNSIRYNISTPSILGIENIILGYERVLGKNRSFTVALGLNNLPFLNVGSDLTGDSGVKLIGDGKNSGFHFSGDYRFYLKSENKFDAPRGVYIGPYYSFNSYNRGNEWALNTENFDGNVSTDLFFRINSIGGELGYQFKLGKRFLLDFTMFGPGLAFYKTGIGLDTDLSEEDELLLLEKINEILSERIPGFNNVVSGEGIERIGTTNTTSFGYRFLINVAYRF, from the coding sequence ATGATGAAAACCTTCCTGACACTTGGCCTATTCCTGCTGATAAGCGTTTCATCATTTGCTCAAAATGAATCTGAGGAACCAAAGGAATTCAAAAATTCAATCCGGTATAATATATCTACACCTTCTATTCTTGGAATTGAAAATATTATTTTAGGGTATGAGCGGGTTTTGGGAAAAAACAGGAGTTTTACTGTAGCTCTAGGATTAAATAACTTGCCTTTTCTCAATGTTGGTTCTGACTTAACAGGTGATTCTGGAGTGAAGTTAATTGGTGATGGAAAAAATTCCGGTTTTCATTTTTCCGGTGATTATAGATTTTATCTTAAATCCGAAAATAAATTTGATGCCCCTAGAGGGGTTTATATAGGACCCTATTATTCTTTCAATTCCTATAATAGAGGTAATGAATGGGCATTAAATACAGAGAACTTTGATGGAAATGTTTCAACCGACCTGTTTTTTCGGATCAATTCCATTGGGGGTGAATTGGGCTATCAATTTAAACTTGGCAAGCGTTTCCTTTTAGATTTTACCATGTTTGGACCGGGGTTGGCATTTTATAAAACAGGTATTGGTTTGGATACAGACTTGAGCGAAGAAGATGAATTACTGCTGCTTGAAAAAATTAATGAAATACTATCCGAAAGGATACCGGGATTCAATAATGTAGTTTCCGGAGAAGGTATTGAAAGAATTGGAACTACCAATACTACCAGTTTTGGTTATAGGTTTCTCATTAATGTTGCGTATAGATTTTGA
- a CDS encoding formylglycine-generating enzyme family protein, with amino-acid sequence MKNNNLFTLLSLLSVLVLSNCDSKKGSETGSDEKTDSEKSISQEGMIWIEGGSFYMGTNENDAYPVERPAVKREVKGFWMDKAEVTNAQFSQFVEETGYITLAERPIDWEELKLQLPPDTPKLPEEDLQPGSLVFSPPAHPVSTRENDISQWWKWVDGANWKHPEGPGSSIKGRENHPVVHIAFEDAEAYAKWAGKRLPTEVEWEYAAKAGREHQRYAWGTELRPNGIFMANTFQGVFPHQNIVEDGFQGTSPVKSFAPNDFGLYDMIGNVWELTADWFDAIQFQRISGNAPPLDSAMNKCYNPTNPFALEKVIKGGSFLCADDYCINYRPSARQGHAYDSGTSNVGFRCVK; translated from the coding sequence ATGAAAAACAATAACTTATTCACTTTACTTTCACTGCTAAGTGTACTTGTCCTATCCAATTGTGATTCCAAAAAAGGCAGTGAAACGGGCTCTGATGAAAAAACAGATTCTGAAAAGTCTATTTCCCAAGAAGGCATGATATGGATCGAAGGTGGGTCATTCTATATGGGAACAAACGAGAATGATGCCTATCCTGTGGAGAGACCTGCGGTGAAAAGAGAGGTTAAAGGTTTTTGGATGGATAAAGCAGAAGTGACAAATGCCCAATTTTCACAATTTGTAGAAGAAACCGGCTATATTACTTTGGCAGAGCGACCAATAGATTGGGAGGAACTGAAACTACAACTGCCTCCCGATACCCCAAAACTTCCGGAAGAGGATTTACAACCAGGTTCTTTGGTTTTCAGCCCTCCTGCCCATCCCGTTTCGACCAGAGAAAACGATATCAGTCAATGGTGGAAATGGGTTGATGGTGCCAATTGGAAACACCCGGAAGGTCCCGGGAGCAGTATAAAAGGACGCGAAAATCACCCTGTGGTACATATAGCTTTTGAAGATGCTGAAGCATATGCCAAATGGGCAGGAAAAAGATTACCTACAGAAGTGGAATGGGAATATGCGGCAAAAGCCGGAAGAGAACATCAACGCTACGCTTGGGGGACGGAATTAAGACCCAATGGAATTTTTATGGCAAATACATTTCAAGGGGTATTTCCGCATCAAAATATCGTGGAAGATGGGTTCCAAGGAACCTCCCCGGTCAAAAGCTTTGCCCCAAATGATTTTGGACTTTACGATATGATAGGAAATGTATGGGAACTGACTGCAGATTGGTTCGATGCTATTCAGTTTCAAAGGATTTCCGGAAATGCACCGCCTCTTGACAGTGCCATGAACAAATGCTACAATCCTACCAATCCTTTTGCATTGGAAAAAGTCATTAAAGGGGGATCCTTCTTATGTGCTGATGATTATTGTATCAATTACCGTCCATCTGCCAGGCAAGGACATGCTTATGATAGTGGAACCTCCAACGTGGGATTCAGATGTGTCAAATGA
- a CDS encoding outer membrane beta-barrel protein — MKKLLLVLTLSFLSLPQLMAQGVEITPFTGYTFQAGFNISGGRAFLRDGQTWGGMMGFSLNEATEVELGYSYMGTSAVARSNSLQENIDIPAQVHYATIGANRLFPTSDKMTFFAGGKLGTGTVAFPDGEYRNITKFAVGFQGGMKYYASDRVGIRLQANLMMPIVGVGTSLWWSPGSGTAVGLSGWSPIAQFGFTGGLVFRLQQ; from the coding sequence ATGAAAAAATTATTACTTGTCTTGACTTTATCTTTTTTGTCTTTACCCCAATTGATGGCGCAAGGCGTTGAAATTACCCCATTTACCGGCTATACTTTTCAGGCAGGTTTTAATATCTCAGGTGGAAGGGCTTTCTTACGGGATGGCCAAACTTGGGGAGGTATGATGGGTTTCTCCCTGAATGAAGCTACAGAAGTTGAATTGGGATACAGTTATATGGGAACCAGTGCCGTTGCAAGATCTAACAGCTTACAGGAAAATATAGATATACCGGCGCAAGTCCATTATGCGACAATCGGTGCAAACAGACTTTTTCCAACCTCAGATAAAATGACATTTTTCGCGGGTGGAAAATTGGGAACAGGTACTGTGGCATTTCCAGATGGTGAATACAGAAATATCACAAAATTTGCTGTGGGCTTTCAGGGAGGTATGAAATATTATGCTTCGGATAGGGTAGGTATACGGCTTCAGGCAAACCTGATGATGCCGATTGTTGGAGTAGGAACCAGTCTTTGGTGGAGCCCGGGAAGTGGTACTGCTGTGGGTTTATCTGGATGGTCTCCAATTGCCCAATTTGGATTTACCGGTGGTTTGGTATTCAGATTGCAACAATAG
- a CDS encoding porin family protein, whose product MMRFIKILIFCFVFHSGIAQQEISFVNEVWWGVMTSAQVSNRLAVWNDAHFVNELFFIYRTGLTYHPKRDNFVTTVGYGFLKLGTPNSEGSLIRPEHRPWMQTIYRVPSTKKLSTSFRFRYDARFIQNLEAGNLADGFSFNHRWRFNNALRYAWGNVISKNTRFTTTMLNEALFRTGPGPNGVRHEHRTHFLGQLGKGNFVYSLGYVIRYINTSPTVARINHGPVIWVTINLNFMKNKLPTFVEFPSDHVD is encoded by the coding sequence ATGATGCGTTTTATTAAGATTTTGATTTTTTGTTTTGTATTTCATTCCGGTATTGCCCAGCAGGAAATTTCCTTTGTTAATGAAGTGTGGTGGGGAGTAATGACTTCCGCTCAGGTTTCAAATAGACTTGCTGTATGGAATGATGCCCATTTTGTCAACGAGTTGTTTTTTATTTATAGGACTGGTCTTACCTACCACCCTAAAAGAGACAATTTTGTCACTACCGTTGGTTATGGCTTTTTGAAATTAGGAACTCCGAATTCAGAAGGAAGCCTGATCAGACCGGAACACCGACCCTGGATGCAGACCATTTACAGGGTACCTTCCACTAAAAAGCTGAGTACCAGTTTCAGGTTCAGGTATGATGCCCGCTTTATTCAAAATCTTGAAGCGGGGAATCTGGCGGATGGTTTTTCTTTCAATCACAGGTGGCGTTTTAACAATGCCCTGAGGTATGCCTGGGGCAATGTCATCAGCAAAAATACCCGGTTTACAACGACGATGCTCAATGAAGCATTGTTCCGGACAGGTCCAGGTCCCAATGGAGTCAGGCATGAGCATAGGACACATTTTTTGGGACAGCTGGGTAAAGGGAATTTTGTTTACTCTCTGGGATATGTGATCAGGTATATCAATACCAGTCCCACCGTGGCCAGAATCAACCATGGTCCGGTAATATGGGTGACTATTAACCTGAATTTCATGAAGAATAAACTTCCCACATTTGTAGAATTTCCCAGTGATCATGTGGATTGA
- a CDS encoding alkaline phosphatase family protein produces MPVRIKTSLQLFLVAAIVMLTIAHGKAQGVLENSPRLILQITIDQLRGDMPASIIDRFGPGGFRYLYENGVVYENAHHRHANTETVVGHATLATGADPADHGLIGNVWFDRELGRLVYNIEDSRYAILGEASTSGISIEKDPTIKVGMSDGRSPANLLTTTFSDELTLSTNGKAKIFGVSVKDRGAVTMAGHAGKAFWFSKTSGGFVSSTYYYDAYPSWVDAWNKKGFAQAYANTNWDLMHDKSTYTFGDYDDMPWEINLPGFGVVFPHSFGPADSQLFTTLLTLSPAGDELTHKFAQELIIQERLGQDEITDYLSISFSSTDYVGHVFGPSSLELEDNLLRVDKILSELFEFVDKHIGLENTLIVLSSDHGAAEVPGRLNGFGIEAQYFNPDSLEKQQVIANIKSIYGEASEIISGYNHPYIYLNKEILKKHKLDIDEVSRTIAGELTKINGIAYAVPSIDLIEGKMPDTRLYRQILRNFNPKRSGDIYLVLEPHWFVNDFDGLTVASTHGSPWRYDTFVPIIFAGNGLKPKTIFREVETVDIALTLSLYFRINAPSGATGAPLIEVLNK; encoded by the coding sequence ATGCCTGTAAGAATCAAAACAAGTTTGCAATTATTTTTAGTAGCTGCTATTGTTATGCTAACCATAGCACATGGCAAAGCACAGGGTGTACTAGAGAATTCTCCAAGATTGATATTACAGATCACCATAGATCAACTCAGAGGGGATATGCCGGCATCAATAATTGATCGATTCGGACCAGGGGGATTCCGATATCTCTATGAAAATGGGGTCGTTTATGAAAATGCCCACCACCGTCATGCCAATACCGAAACTGTTGTAGGACATGCAACGCTGGCAACCGGAGCGGATCCTGCTGACCATGGTCTGATAGGGAATGTTTGGTTTGATAGGGAACTGGGGCGGTTGGTTTATAATATCGAAGATAGTCGATATGCTATACTTGGTGAAGCATCGACTTCGGGCATAAGCATTGAAAAAGATCCAACTATAAAGGTGGGTATGTCTGATGGTAGGTCTCCTGCAAACCTGTTGACTACCACTTTCAGTGACGAACTTACACTTAGCACCAATGGGAAGGCAAAGATCTTTGGCGTATCTGTAAAGGACAGAGGTGCTGTTACAATGGCTGGTCATGCAGGTAAAGCCTTTTGGTTTTCAAAGACCAGCGGTGGTTTTGTAAGCAGCACCTATTATTATGATGCTTATCCTTCATGGGTCGATGCCTGGAATAAGAAAGGTTTTGCACAGGCCTATGCCAATACCAATTGGGATTTGATGCATGATAAATCCACATATACCTTTGGTGATTATGATGATATGCCCTGGGAAATCAACCTTCCGGGTTTTGGTGTTGTTTTTCCCCATTCCTTCGGCCCTGCTGATAGCCAACTATTCACAACGCTTTTGACGCTTAGTCCGGCCGGTGATGAGCTCACCCATAAATTTGCCCAGGAACTGATTATCCAGGAAAGGCTGGGGCAAGATGAAATCACCGATTATCTATCTATCAGTTTTTCCTCCACTGACTATGTAGGACATGTCTTCGGACCCTCAAGTCTTGAACTCGAAGACAATCTACTTCGAGTAGACAAGATCTTGTCTGAACTTTTTGAGTTTGTAGATAAGCATATTGGTCTCGAAAATACCCTTATCGTCCTTTCCTCTGACCACGGTGCGGCCGAAGTCCCCGGGAGGTTAAATGGTTTTGGCATAGAGGCGCAATATTTTAATCCTGACAGTTTGGAAAAACAACAGGTCATTGCAAATATCAAATCCATATATGGGGAAGCCTCGGAAATAATTTCTGGTTATAATCATCCCTATATCTACCTGAATAAGGAAATTCTTAAAAAACACAAACTGGATATTGATGAAGTCTCCCGTACCATTGCCGGGGAACTCACAAAAATTAATGGTATAGCATATGCAGTACCAAGTATTGACTTGATCGAGGGAAAAATGCCAGATACCCGACTGTACCGGCAGATACTTCGGAATTTCAATCCCAAACGTTCCGGTGATATTTATCTGGTACTTGAGCCCCATTGGTTCGTCAACGATTTTGATGGGCTTACGGTAGCTAGTACCCATGGCTCTCCTTGGCGGTATGATACCTTTGTCCCCATTATTTTTGCCGGCAACGGGCTTAAGCCAAAAACTATTTTCAGAGAGGTAGAAACTGTGGATATTGCGCTGACTCTTTCCCTGTATTTTAGGATAAATGCACCTTCCGGGGCAACAGGAGCGCCGTTGATAGAAGTGCTCAACAAATAA
- a CDS encoding DUF1214 domain-containing protein — MELDERTAWFYDAVTSSEGMVNPYIGKGQVYLAAKRDSKGNFFRADKTYRLRVPADVPTAQFWAVDLYSQDTRRHYDNGDPNPKVSSVAINSRMQDIKRNADGSIDIYIGAKAPEGYESNYMKAVGTDGWFVIFRLYAPLQAYFDKTFVLPDFEVVD, encoded by the coding sequence GTGGAGCTTGACGAGCGCACGGCCTGGTTTTATGATGCCGTTACCAGCAGCGAAGGCATGGTTAACCCTTATATCGGAAAAGGTCAGGTTTACCTGGCTGCCAAACGCGACAGCAAGGGCAATTTTTTTCGGGCGGATAAGACCTACCGGTTGAGAGTTCCTGCTGATGTGCCGACTGCCCAATTCTGGGCGGTGGATTTGTACAGTCAGGATACCAGGCGTCATTATGATAACGGAGACCCAAATCCAAAGGTAAGTTCGGTGGCCATCAACAGCAGGATGCAGGACATCAAACGCAATGCGGATGGATCCATTGACATCTACATTGGTGCCAAGGCACCGGAAGGTTATGAAAGCAACTACATGAAGGCGGTAGGCACTGATGGCTGGTTTGTAATCTTTAGGTTATATGCGCCATTGCAGGCTTACTTTGACAAGACCTTTGTATTGCCTGATTTTGAAGTGGTGGATTGA
- a CDS encoding site-specific DNA-methyltransferase has translation MEGTSLTPQQEKINALREVLPEVFSEGKIDWEKLKATLGENINFSNERYVLNWAGKSDAFKVLQTPSSKTLIPAKDESINFDETENIFIEGENLEVLKVLQKSYFGKVKMIYIDPPYNTGNDSFIYPDKFSESKADYEKRVGDKDEEGFLTKDGMFRKNSKENGQYHSNWLNMMMPRLYLAKNLMRQDGVIFVSIDDNEVHNLRLLMNEIFGEENFVGNIIWKNVTDNNPTNIAIEHEYVICFAKNKNNIEPIWKSKISDVKDLLIQVGENLISRFKDPIELQEQYSKWFRENKNQLWPLENYKFIDTHGIYSGERGVHNPGKEGYRYDIIHPVTKKACKQPLMGYRFPEDTMKKMIDDGKIIFGDDEDKLVEIKVYAKDYLQKLSSILQIDGRTGANELKALFPEMKKVFTNPKTIKMLEELISFSSDGKDIILDFFGGSGSTAHAVMKLNKEIEIPRQYILVQLPEQSDAKSESYNSGYPLITDITKERIRRSANKIKAEIDTEIIKLQSEIQKLQGELPTEETLNKISNLRSQISNLKSQDLGFKVMKLEESNFKQWQQIEGHDVKALAEQIKLFVDPVSESATIENMVYELLLKSGKDLNSTIRQKEGYFTINDNELVFILEKANQDILDEVISLKPIKVIALDRLFKGNDQLKTNAVLQMRDAGVEFKTI, from the coding sequence ATGGAAGGAACAAGTTTGACTCCCCAACAAGAAAAAATCAACGCCCTCCGTGAGGTATTGCCGGAGGTGTTCAGCGAGGGAAAAATTGATTGGGAAAAACTGAAAGCCACTTTGGGGGAAAACATCAATTTTTCAAACGAACGCTATGTACTGAATTGGGCAGGGAAAAGCGATGCCTTTAAGGTCTTACAGACTCCATCTTCCAAGACTTTGATTCCTGCCAAAGATGAAAGCATCAACTTTGACGAAACCGAAAACATATTTATAGAAGGAGAAAATCTGGAAGTGCTCAAAGTACTTCAAAAAAGCTACTTCGGTAAAGTCAAAATGATCTATATAGATCCGCCTTACAACACAGGAAATGATTCCTTTATCTATCCGGACAAGTTCAGTGAAAGTAAAGCCGATTATGAAAAACGTGTAGGAGACAAGGATGAAGAGGGCTTCCTGACCAAAGATGGCATGTTCCGAAAGAACAGCAAAGAAAATGGTCAATACCACAGCAATTGGCTCAATATGATGATGCCGCGGCTTTACTTGGCCAAAAACCTAATGCGTCAGGATGGGGTGATTTTTGTTTCCATTGATGACAATGAAGTGCATAATCTTCGGTTATTGATGAATGAAATTTTTGGGGAGGAGAATTTTGTTGGAAATATTATCTGGAAAAATGTAACCGATAACAATCCAACAAATATTGCTATTGAACATGAGTATGTTATTTGCTTCGCAAAAAATAAAAATAACATTGAACCAATATGGAAATCTAAAATTTCCGATGTGAAAGACTTGTTAATTCAAGTTGGCGAAAATTTAATTTCCCGGTTCAAAGATCCCATAGAATTACAAGAGCAATATTCGAAATGGTTTAGGGAAAATAAAAATCAACTTTGGCCACTCGAAAACTATAAGTTTATAGACACTCATGGCATATATTCGGGAGAAAGAGGTGTACATAACCCGGGCAAAGAGGGGTATCGTTACGATATAATTCATCCTGTAACAAAAAAGGCATGTAAACAACCTTTAATGGGATATAGGTTTCCAGAAGATACGATGAAAAAAATGATTGATGATGGAAAAATCATTTTTGGCGATGACGAAGATAAATTGGTAGAAATAAAAGTTTACGCAAAAGATTATTTACAAAAATTAAGTTCAATCCTTCAAATTGATGGGAGAACAGGAGCTAATGAATTAAAAGCTCTTTTTCCTGAAATGAAAAAAGTGTTTACTAATCCAAAAACAATAAAAATGCTTGAAGAATTAATTTCCTTTTCAAGTGATGGGAAAGATATAATTCTTGATTTTTTTGGAGGATCAGGGTCTACTGCTCACGCAGTAATGAAACTGAATAAAGAAATTGAAATTCCAAGGCAGTATATTTTAGTACAACTTCCTGAGCAAAGTGATGCAAAATCAGAGTCCTACAATTCTGGATACCCACTCATTACTGATATAACAAAAGAACGGATCCGCAGGTCAGCCAATAAAATCAAAGCCGAAATCGACACCGAAATCATAAAGCTTCAATCTGAAATCCAAAAGCTTCAGGGTGAACTCCCAACAGAAGAAACCCTCAACAAAATCTCAAATCTCCGGTCTCAAATCTCAAATCTAAAATCCCAGGACTTGGGTTTCAAGGTAATGAAACTGGAAGAAAGCAACTTCAAACAATGGCAACAGATAGAAGGGCATGATGTCAAGGCCCTTGCCGAACAGATCAAATTGTTTGTAGACCCTGTTTCAGAATCTGCTACGATTGAAAATATGGTGTACGAACTGCTCTTAAAAAGCGGAAAAGACCTGAACAGCACCATCAGACAAAAAGAAGGCTATTTTACTATCAATGACAATGAATTAGTTTTTATATTAGAAAAAGCAAATCAGGATATTTTGGATGAGGTAATTTCCCTCAAACCCATAAAAGTGATTGCTTTGGATAGACTTTTCAAAGGCAATGACCAACTGAAAACAAATGCCGTATTGCAGATGCGTGATGCAGGAGTGGAATTTAAAACGATATAA
- a CDS encoding AAA family ATPase has protein sequence MPIDRIRIQNFKSIRDSGDIKIAPINILIGANGVGKSNFISFFKMLNSISKKRLEFFVADNGYENSLLYFGRKKSKSIEGSIIFKPLDKNTNNRYDFKLVPKSQSSGFYFERDEGGFNSFARGYNESWSFEDLGGKGKTESGIFENGLTRAEFLRAHFSSFNVFHFHDTSSSSSLRQPSKTLDYRYLKSDGSNLAAFLYRIKSTHPKHFKMIEYTIGSVAPFFERFDLEPDAKNPEVIFLNWFEKGSDEYFNAFHLSDGTLRFIALTTLLLQPDLPSTIILDEPELGLHPIAISKLAGMVKKASVNSQIIIATQSVNLVNEFSADDILVANREDNQTVFKRQSAQALENWLEEYSVGELWEKNVIGGRI, from the coding sequence ATGCCGATAGATAGGATAAGGATACAAAACTTTAAGTCTATAAGAGACTCGGGTGATATCAAAATTGCACCGATCAATATTTTGATAGGTGCAAATGGGGTGGGCAAAAGCAATTTTATTTCATTCTTTAAGATGCTGAACAGCATTTCCAAAAAGCGTTTGGAATTTTTTGTCGCAGATAATGGCTATGAAAACAGCTTACTTTATTTTGGTAGAAAAAAATCCAAATCCATTGAAGGAAGCATTATTTTTAAACCCCTGGATAAAAATACAAATAACCGATATGATTTTAAGTTGGTGCCCAAATCTCAGTCTTCGGGATTCTATTTTGAAAGAGATGAAGGAGGGTTCAACTCTTTTGCCAGAGGTTATAATGAATCATGGAGTTTTGAAGATCTGGGAGGAAAAGGGAAAACCGAAAGTGGTATCTTTGAAAATGGATTGACAAGAGCAGAGTTTTTAAGAGCACATTTCAGTAGTTTCAATGTGTTTCACTTTCATGACACAAGTTCCAGTTCTTCTCTAAGACAGCCTAGCAAAACACTGGACTACCGCTATTTAAAATCAGATGGAAGTAATTTGGCGGCATTTCTTTATAGGATTAAATCCACCCATCCAAAGCATTTCAAAATGATTGAATATACAATCGGTTCAGTAGCTCCATTTTTTGAAAGATTTGATTTGGAACCCGATGCCAAAAACCCCGAGGTTATCTTCTTGAATTGGTTTGAAAAAGGCTCTGATGAATACTTTAATGCTTTCCATCTTTCTGATGGAACACTGAGATTTATAGCCCTCACCACGCTTTTATTACAACCTGATTTACCAAGTACCATTATTTTGGATGAACCTGAATTGGGTTTACATCCGATTGCAATATCCAAATTAGCAGGGATGGTCAAAAAAGCCTCCGTAAATTCCCAAATAATCATTGCCACACAATCTGTAAACTTAGTGAATGAATTTTCCGCTGATGATATTTTGGTGGCAAATAGAGAGGATAATCAGACCGTTTTCAAAAGGCAATCTGCCCAAGCTTTGGAAAATTGGTTGGAAGAGTATTCTGTAGGCGAATTGTGGGAGAAAAATGTAATTGGCGGCCGGATATGA
- a CDS encoding DUF4276 family protein, translating into MGEKCNWRPDMMRGIYIICEGQTEEEFVNGILRPYFNSHQIFDVRPILMSTSKGHKGGDVKYERLKFNIERLIQAENEIIVTTFIDFFRLKNDFPQFERALTIQDKIERVTFLERSMSAAINLGRFIPYIQLHEFEGLLFSSTSGFEFLPDLKPGNLATLISAVSEKENPELLNDGELTAPSKRLERLIPGFDNNKPFYGGIIAEINTIEAILERCVRFKNWVETLIFKIKE; encoded by the coding sequence GTGGGAGAAAAATGTAATTGGCGGCCGGATATGATGCGGGGTATTTATATTATTTGTGAAGGACAAACAGAAGAAGAGTTTGTAAATGGAATTTTAAGGCCCTATTTTAATTCTCATCAAATTTTTGATGTTCGCCCGATATTAATGTCAACCAGCAAAGGACATAAGGGGGGAGATGTTAAATATGAGCGTTTGAAATTTAATATTGAGAGACTTATTCAAGCTGAAAATGAAATCATTGTAACAACTTTCATTGATTTTTTTAGATTGAAAAATGACTTCCCGCAATTTGAACGCGCACTGACGATCCAAGACAAAATAGAAAGAGTAACGTTTTTGGAAAGATCGATGTCAGCGGCGATAAACCTTGGGCGGTTTATTCCTTATATCCAACTTCACGAATTTGAAGGATTGTTATTTTCTTCCACATCAGGATTTGAATTTTTACCGGATTTAAAACCTGGCAACCTCGCTACACTGATTTCGGCAGTATCAGAAAAAGAAAACCCGGAATTATTAAATGATGGCGAATTGACTGCACCATCCAAAAGATTAGAGAGGTTGATACCTGGATTTGATAATAATAAACCTTTTTATGGGGGAATTATCGCAGAAATAAATACCATAGAAGCAATACTTGAAAGATGTGTCAGGTTTAAAAACTGGGTTGAAACTTTAATTTTTAAGATAAAGGAATGA